A genomic window from Salvia hispanica cultivar TCC Black 2014 chromosome 5, UniMelb_Shisp_WGS_1.0, whole genome shotgun sequence includes:
- the LOC125187731 gene encoding E3 ubiquitin protein ligase DRIP2-like yields MSHQVVEVRREALAPCMTCPLCHKLFRDATTIIECLHTFCRKCIYKKLSDEEMECCPICNIDLGCVPLEKLRPDHNLQDVRAKIFPDKRIKLKAPEVVTPVALPAKRKERSLSSLVVSTPRVSTQVGMTGRRSKSVTRKASRGSSFTIERPVLNTVEDQPESSSSQEMLKKSTHNNRKNSSACEPSHHSPDKEGENGSKQWEEKGDLWKPLTCLVEAANRSKSSKFNTQDSHVKSEEHNPYEKVGLLRKNKIKEQMKKSKLKEEKNCIEHTPPEIERPKKLRKIWQKTKNFGNFRVPPQVLLDAASAKIDRRRNCPIWFSLVASNELDGDALPLPQISASYLRIKDGSIPVSFIQKYLKRKLDLTNDVEVEIKCMGQSIIPTLTLNNLVDLWLQTTSTDRVKATIGSSAKDFVMVLGYARRAPDS; encoded by the exons ATGTCGCACCAGGTCGTTGAGGTGAGGAGGGAGGCGCTGGCCCCATGCATGACATGCCCTCTCTGCCACAAGCTCTTCCGCGACGCCACCACAATTATCGAATGTCTCCACACTT TTTGCAGGAAGTGCATATACAAGAAGCTTTCAGACGAGGAAATGGAGTGTTGTCCAATATGCAATATCGACTTGGGATGTGTACCGTTGGAGAAGTTGAG ACCGGATCATAATTTGCAAGATGTGCGGGCAAAAATATTTCCAGATAAGAGGATAAAACTTAAGGCCCCTGAGGTAGTGACTCCTGTTGCATTGCCTGCTAAGCGGAAGGAAAGATCTCTTTCATCGTTGGTGGTCAGTACCCCAAGAGTGTCAACACAGGTCGGCATGACTGGTAGAAGATCAAAATCTGTTACTAGAAAAGCATCAAGGGGATCCAGCTTTACCATAGAAAGGCCCGTTTTAAATACTGTTGAGGACCAACCAGAAAGCTCTAGCTCACAAGAGATGCTGAAAAAATCTACTCACAATAATAGAAAG AACTCCTCTGCATGTGAGCCATCTCATCACAGTCCTGATAAAGAAGGTGAGAATGGTTCTAAGCAATGGGAAGAAAAAGGTGATTTGTGGAAGCCTTTAACTTGTTTGGTCGAAGCAGCAAACCGGAGCAAATCCTCTAAGTTCAACACACAAGATTCTCATGTCAAATCTGAAGAGCATAATCCTTATGAAAAGGTGGGTCTTCtcagaaaaaacaaaataaaggaaCAGATGAAGAAATCCAAACttaaagaagagaagaatTGTATAGAGCATACCCCTCCGGAAATTGAGAGGCCTAAAAAGCTACGCAAAATCTGgcagaaaacaaaaaattttgggAACTTCAGGGTTCCGCCTCAGGTTCTGCTTGATGCTGCCAGTGCTAAAATTGACAGAAGAAGAAACTGTCCTATTTGGTTTTCTTTAGTTGCCTCTAACGAACT AGATGGAGATGCATTGCCCTTGCCTCAGATTTCAGCAAGTTActtgagaataaa GGATGGAAGTATACCAGTTTCGTTCATTCAAAAGTACCTCAAGAGGAAGTTAGATCTTACAAATGATGTTGAG GTTGAGATCAAGTGCATGGGGCAGAGCATCATCCCCACACTAACGCTGAACAATCTGGTTGATCTGTGGCTTCAAACAACTAGTACAGACAGAGTGAAAGCCACAATCGGCTCATCAGCCAAGGACTTCGTGATGGTGTTGGGCTATGCTCGCAGGGCACCTGATTCTTAG